The Haloarcula laminariae genome includes a window with the following:
- a CDS encoding DUF7558 family protein yields the protein MQQTLSGCAFCDSPPGAEMGEAHTWGKDERVTHPICVDCATQTRSDPDERDHHACDGCGLVVDALAALTRFRVELGRLEGPVQLCARCSPGGLATYWTRDLTEHLVAE from the coding sequence ATGCAACAGACGCTTTCTGGGTGTGCGTTCTGCGATTCACCGCCCGGTGCAGAGATGGGCGAGGCGCATACGTGGGGGAAAGACGAACGGGTGACGCACCCAATCTGTGTCGACTGCGCCACCCAGACGCGGTCGGATCCCGACGAGCGCGACCACCACGCCTGCGACGGGTGCGGACTGGTCGTCGACGCCCTCGCGGCACTTACCCGGTTCCGCGTCGAACTCGGCCGTCTCGAGGGGCCGGTCCAACTGTGTGCTCGCTGTAGCCCTGGTGGGCTCGCGACGTACTGGACGCGTGACCTCACGGAGCACCTCGTGGCCGAGTGA